From the genome of Leptodactylus fuscus isolate aLepFus1 chromosome 1, aLepFus1.hap2, whole genome shotgun sequence, one region includes:
- the LOC142211525 gene encoding solute carrier family 46 member 2-like, whose translation MVQVRTWIEPVVAAATVASSFYDTALLFAVKNYYNQSIASLNTSDSNILQKSISNFYIIYNLILGLAPLLSAYILAKIGDRQRRKVTIGVPLLGYLLSQSLLLPVMFLDWPIEVMYGSAALNGLTGCYTTYWAGVMALASEGSSEQTRSVKLIVIELVCGIAGFIGSLASGQIFVSVKITNHQGTTLVICSLFFYILCLVYVIFVLKVPLQRNSGLVNHGHASSEEHTERSKLLGERCEESPSSTSGIQFRGFIALLFATAILYNIASDGSVYVLSLFLLNKPLNFSPVYIGYANAAGYMIYITSFLGVFILSRWLKDVTLILIGIVSFTAGIFILAFTRWAFLYFIARGVMMFAIIPFSTIRSALSKQIPESSYGKVFAVLNLSMSITSIVTSLVFNKIYQATLDTFNGTCFIISGIIAIVSLIPISVSAYKYPMLYASRRQ comes from the exons ATGGTGCAGGTCAGGACCTGGATTGAGCCAGTAGTTGCGGCAGCTACGGTGGCCAGCTCTTTCTATGACACGGCACTACTTTTTGCGGTCAAAAATTACTATAACCAATCTATTGCATCTCTAAATACCTCTGATAGCAACATCCTACAAAAATCCATATCAAACTTCTACATTATCTACAACTTAATTCTGGGATTAGCACCTTTGCTTTCTGCTTATATTTTGGCTAAAATTGGTGACCGTCAGAGAAGGAAGGTCACTATAGGTGTGCCACTACTTGGGTATTTGCTATCCCAAAGCCTTTTATTGCCAGTTATGTTCTTGGATTGGCCTATTGAAGTGATGTATGGATCTGCTGCATTGAATGGTTTAACAGGGTGTTATACGACCTACTGGGCTGGTGTGATGGCCTTAGCTTCTGAAGGATCCTCTGAACAGACACGTTCTGTGAAGCTCATTGTCATTGAACTGGTGTGTGGCATAGCCGGTTTTATTGGTAGTTTGGCTTCTGGACAGATTTTTGTGAGTGTGAAAATCACAAACCATCAAGGTACGACCCTAGTAATTTGCAGTCTTTTCTTTTATATCTTGTGTTTAGTGTATGTTATCTTTGTATTAAAAGTGCCTCTGCAAAGAAACTCAGGACTTGTAAATCATGGACATGCATCTTCTGAGGAACATACTGAAAGATCAAAACTTCTGGGAGAAAGATGTGAAGAATCACCCAGTTCTACATCTGGGATACAATTTCGAGGCTTTATTGCTCTTCTTTTCGCCACTGCCATATTATACAATATTGCTAGTGACGGATCTGTCTATGTACTTTCCTTATTTTTGCTGAACAAACCATTAAACTTCAGCCCTGTATACATTGGTTATGCTAATGCAGCTGGCTATATGATATATATAACCAGCTTCTTAGGAGTCTTCATTTTATCCAGGTGGCTTAAGGATGTCACTCTTATCCTTATCGGCATAGTGTCCTTTACTGCGGGAATATTCATCTTGGCATTTACACGATGGGCTTTCTTATATTTTATAG CTCGTGGAGTAATGATGTTTGCTATAATACCCTTTTCAACTATAAGGTCAGCCTTATCCAAACAAATCCCAGAATCATCTTATG GTAAAGTATTTGCTGTTCTCAACCTATCAATGTCCATTACATCGATTGTGACATCACTTGTGTTCAATAAGATTTACCAAGCCACTCTGGACACATTCAATGGCACCTGTTTTATTATATCCGGGATCATAGCAATTGTCAGCCTCATTCCTATTAG
- the LOC142211681 gene encoding solute carrier family 46 member 2-like gives MVQVRTWIEPVVAAAQVASSFYDTALLFAVKNYYNQSIASLNTSDSNILQKSISNFYIIYNLILGLAPLLSAYILAKIGDRQRRKVTIGVPLLGYLLSRSLLLPVMFLDWPIEVMYGSAALNGLTGWFTTYWAGVMALASEGSSEQTRSVKLIVIELVYGIAGFIGSLASGHIFLSVKITNHQGTTLVICSLFFYILCLVYVIFVLKVPLQRNSGLVDHGHASSEEHTERSKLLGERCEESPSSTSGIQFRGFIALLFTTAILYNIAVDGSVDVLSLFLLNKPLNFSPVYIGYANAAGYMIYITSFLGVFILSRWLKDVTLILIGIVSFTAGIFILAFTRWAFLYFIARGVMMFAIIPVPTIRSALSKQIPESSYGKVFAVLHLSLSITAIVTSVVFNKIYQATLDTFNGTCFIISGIIAIVSLIPISVSAYKYPMLYANRRQ, from the exons ATGGTGCAGGTCAGGACCTGGATTGAGCCAGTAGTTGCGGCAGCTCAGGTGGCCAGCTCTTTCTATGACACGGCACTACTTTTTGCAGTCAAAAATTACTATAACCAATCTATTGCATCTCTAAATACCTCTGATAGCAACATCCTACAAAAATCCATATCAAACTTCTACATTATCTACAACTTAATTCTGGGATTAGCACCTTTGCTTTCTGCTTATATTTTGGCTAAAATTGGTGACCGTCAGAGAAGGAAGGTCACTATAGGTGTGCCACTACTTGGGTATTTGCTATCCCGAAGCCTTTTATTGCCAGTTATGTTCTTGGATTGGCCTATTGAAGTGATGTATGGATCTGCTGCATTGAATGGTTTAACAGGATGGTTTACGACCTACTGGGCTGGTGTGATGGCCTTAGCTTCTGAAGGATCCTCTGAACAGACACGTTCTGTGAAGCTCATTGTCATTGAACTGGTGTATGGCATAGCTGGTTTTATTGGTAGTTTAGCTTCTGGACATATTTTTCTGAGTGTGAAAATCACAAACCATCAAGGTACGACCCTAGTAATTTGCAGTCTTTTCTTTTATATCTTGTGTTTAGTGTATGTTATCTTTGTATTAAAAGTGCCTCTGCAAAGAAACTCAGGACTTGTAGATCATGGACATGCATCTTCTGAGGAACATACTGAAAGATCAAAACTTCTGGGAGAAAGATGTGAAGAATCACCCAGTTCTACATCTGGGATACAATTTCGAGGCTTTATTGCTCTTCTTTTCACCACTGCCATATTATACAATATTGCTGTTGACGGATCTGTCGATGTACTTTCCTTATTTTTGCTGAACAAACCATTAAACTTCAGCCCTGTATACATTGGTTATGCTAATGCAGCTGGCTATATGATATATATAACCAGCTTCTTAGGAGTCTTCATTTTATCCAGGTGGCTTAAGGATGTCACTCTTATCCTTATCGGCATAGTGTCCTTTACTGCGGGAATATTCATCTTGGCATTTACACGATGGGCTTTCTTATATTTTATAG CTCGTGGAGTAATGATGTTTGCTATAATACCCGTTCCAACTATAAGGTCAGCCTTATCCAAACAAATCCCAGAATCATCTTATG GTAAAGTATTTGCTGTTCTCCACCTATCATTGTCCATAACAGCGATTGTGACATCAGTTGTGTTCAATAAGATTTACCAAGCCACTCTGGACACATTCAATGGCACCTGTTTTATTATATCCGGGATCATAGCAATTGTCAGCCTCATTCCTATTAG TGTTTCTGCgtataaatatccaatgctctaTGCCAACAGGAGACAGTGA